In Dryocola sp. LX212, the genomic stretch ATAAATGTCGGCGTTATGCATAAACTCCAGACTATTTATAGGGGTTATGAATTTAACCCCTTTACGATTGCAGCGGCGTGTCGATCAGTTGGTTTCAATGGCCTGACGGAGGGTGCCGGAAGGCGCATGGCTGTTGTTGCCCAGGTAACGCACGTCGTCCACGGCCCAGCACTGCCCTTCGCGGATCATCAGCACTTCATCCTGCCAGTTAAGGCTACCTTTGCTCAAGTTCACGCGAAGCGGAATGTTGCGTGCATCGGTATTCGGAATGGTGGAGGCAGAAGCAACGTCCGCCTTGTCCGCCCCGTCCGCGCTGCTGGAGAAGATATTGCCGCGCATAAAGGCATTTTGAGCATTAGGGGAGGCGCTGGCTTTCTGCAGGTCCTGAGCGAGCGCATCGCTGAGGTACGGACGCATTCCGGTCAGCGCGGCGGTACCCTGCGCTTTATGGGCAATCTGGTAGTCATAAAACTTCTGCGCCACGGTATCCGGGCCGCCGTCAATGCACGAGCCGCTGCGGGTGCCAATATCTTTATAAGCAGGAGTCACTGTCGTACAGGCCGAGAGAATCATGGCGCACGGCAGAAGAACCAAAACGGAGCTGCGCATTTTTATTTCCTTATTTTTTGCTGGAGGTCTACCTTAGCATAGCGTATCGCTGTCAAAATGCGTGACAGACCGTGCGCTAAGATATTGATCCAAAGAGAGGAGAAGGCAATGCAATTTACAACAACCCCAACCCTGGAAGGGCAGAGCATCACGGAATACTGCGGTGTGGTCACCGGGGAGGCTATTCTTGGGGCCAATATTTTCAGAGATTTCTTTGCGGGTGTACGCGATATCGTAGGCGGGCGCTCGGGTGCCTACGAAAAGGAGCTGCGAAAAGCGCGTGAAATCGCGTTTCGCGAACTTCAGGAGCAGGCCGAAGGCCTGGGGGCCAATGCCGTCGTCGGTATCGATATTGATTACGAAACCGTGGGCAAAGACAGCAGCATGCTGATGGTCAGCATTACCGGCACCGCAGTGAAAACCCGCTGATGAATGGTCGTATTGCCGCGCTGCTGGTCGCCACGTTGCTGGCGGGCTGCGCCAGCGAGAAGGACAGCGTCGAAAAGGTCATCGTCGATAAGGGCAGCTATAAAATCGACGCCAGCCGCCGGGCGCAAGCTGCTTACCCGCGTGTAAAAGTGTTGGTTATTCATTATACCGCCGATGATTTCCACGGCTCGCTGACCACGCTGACCGGCGCCAACGTTAGTTCACACTATCTCATTCCCAATACCCCTCCGCTGTCCGGCGGCAAGCCGGTAATCTGGCAATTGGTGCCTGAAAGCGAGCTTGCATGGCATGCAGGTGTCAGCTTCTGGCGTGGCGCAACCCGTATCAACGATACTTCGATTGGTATTGAGCTGGAGAACACCGGCTATACGCGCCACGGCAGCGTAAAACAGTTTTACCCGTTTAACGCCCCGCAGATAGACGTGCTGGAAAAGCTGGCGAAAGACATTATCGAACGCTATCACATCGCCCCGCAGAACGTGGTGGCGCATGGTGATGTTGCTCCCCAGCGCAAGGTCGATCCGGGCCCGCTCTTCCCCTGGCAGCAGCTGGCGGAAAAGGGCATCGGCGCCTGGCCGGATGCAGCACGCGTAGCTTTTTATCTTAACGGGCGCGATCCATACTCCCCGGTGGACACCGCAAGCCTGCTGGATTTGCTGTCGCGCTATGGTTATCAGGTGAACAGGGGGATGACGAAGGCAGAGCAGCGTAGGGTGATTAGCGCCTTCCAGATGCATTTTCGCCCGGCGCTGTATAACGGCGTGGCGGATGCACAAAGTCAGGCGATTGCAGAAGCGCTGCTGGAAAAATACGGGCAGGGCTGAGGTCAGCCCTTCTGGCGATGCAGCGTACCGTGGTCTTTCAGCCACAGCGCGGTACGGCGAATACCTTCATCAAGGGAGACGACAGGCTGGTAGCCCAGCTCCGTTTCTGCCCTTGTCGTATCCAGCGTTAAATCGAAGTTCAACTTAGAGACGCCGTAGTGCGTCAGCGCCGGTTCGCGGGACTCTTTATTGCCAAATTTTTCCATGCCGCGAGCGATGATATCCAGCATCGGGTAGGGCACGGAGCGAATACGACACTCAATGCCCAGTTCAGCAATCAGCTTCTGCACGATGGTGCGCAGCGGACGCGCTTCCATGTTAGTAATGTTGTAGGCGCGGCCAGACGGCAGGTTATCCTGACAGGTTGCCAGCCACATCGCATGTACGGCGTTTTCCAGATACGTCATATCTACCAGCGCGTCTCCCCCACGCGGCAGCAGCACGCTGCCGTAGTGGCGCATCATCTGCACCAGGCGCGGGAAGAACACTTTATCGTGCGGTCCGAACAGGCTTTGCGGACGCAAAATAGTGAAGCGCGTGTGCGGGTTTGCCTGCGACAGCAGCTGGATCACCTCTTCGCTGGCGGCTTTGCTGCGGGCGAATTCATTGGCGAAGCGGACCGGGCGAAAATCCTCGCTGATGTTGCGGTGGTGGTGGTAATCAAAATAGAGCGACGGGGAGGAGATGTGAATGAAGTTGCGCACGCCCCAGGCCACGGCCCATTCGCCCAGCCGGCGGGTGGCGCGCACGTTAGCCAGATCAAAGGCCTGTTGGGTTCCCCAGGGAGAGGTAAAGCTCGAGCAGTGCCAGAGCGTGTCGACATCCGCCAGCATCACTTTTGCCTGCGAGGAGACGAGCTCCGTCAGGTCGGCATGGACAAACTCTGCGCCCATTTTTTGCAGCAGCTTGCCCATGGCCTCGTTGCGGCCCGTGGCCCGTACGCTTATGCCTTTGGCCCGCAGATATTCGACCGCGTTTCGGCCTAAACCGCTGGTGGCGCCCGTGACCAGTACCTTCATGTCGACCAACTCATTTTGATTGAGATTAACGCTGCGCATTTTTCCGTGAAACGGCAGCGCTTGCAATGAATAAAAGAGTAAGAGCAGTAAGAATAAGAACTAAGGATACGCCTTGTGCGAACATTGTTCGGCTAATTTTACAATTCTCCGCGCCATCCCCTTAAAAATGAACAGATGGGCGGGGATCATCACAAGCCAGTAGAACAGCCCTGCGGTGCCGTGCGGATGCCACCACGCCCGAACGTCCAACGTTCGCTTATCGCCTTTATCATTCAGCGTGAAGGTCAGCCTGCCAAGTCCCGGAGCTTTCATGCCAAACAGCAGCGCCAGCTCCTTTTGCGGTTCGACAATAATGACTTTCCAGCTATCCACTGTATCGCCCACCTTAAGCATCGGATGAGCCGGGCGGCCCTTAGCCAGCCGGTGACCAACCAGCAGATCCATAAACGCGCGGGTTTTCCAGAGCGCATTGCCAAAGAAATAGCCCTCTTTGCCTCCCAGCTGGTTTACCACTTCCCAGATAGCCGCAAGGCTGGCGCTGGTTTCTACGGTGCAGCCCGCCTGTTTCGGGAAGAAGCCGTACTCTGGAC encodes the following:
- a CDS encoding NAD-dependent epimerase/dehydratase family protein, giving the protein MKVLVTGATSGLGRNAVEYLRAKGISVRATGRNEAMGKLLQKMGAEFVHADLTELVSSQAKVMLADVDTLWHCSSFTSPWGTQQAFDLANVRATRRLGEWAVAWGVRNFIHISSPSLYFDYHHHRNISEDFRPVRFANEFARSKAASEEVIQLLSQANPHTRFTILRPQSLFGPHDKVFFPRLVQMMRHYGSVLLPRGGDALVDMTYLENAVHAMWLATCQDNLPSGRAYNITNMEARPLRTIVQKLIAELGIECRIRSVPYPMLDIIARGMEKFGNKESREPALTHYGVSKLNFDLTLDTTRAETELGYQPVVSLDEGIRRTALWLKDHGTLHRQKG
- a CDS encoding N-acetylmuramoyl-L-alanine amidase; its protein translation is MNGRIAALLVATLLAGCASEKDSVEKVIVDKGSYKIDASRRAQAAYPRVKVLVIHYTADDFHGSLTTLTGANVSSHYLIPNTPPLSGGKPVIWQLVPESELAWHAGVSFWRGATRINDTSIGIELENTGYTRHGSVKQFYPFNAPQIDVLEKLAKDIIERYHIAPQNVVAHGDVAPQRKVDPGPLFPWQQLAEKGIGAWPDAARVAFYLNGRDPYSPVDTASLLDLLSRYGYQVNRGMTKAEQRRVISAFQMHFRPALYNGVADAQSQAIAEALLEKYGQG
- a CDS encoding lipoprotein, which translates into the protein MRSSVLVLLPCAMILSACTTVTPAYKDIGTRSGSCIDGGPDTVAQKFYDYQIAHKAQGTAALTGMRPYLSDALAQDLQKASASPNAQNAFMRGNIFSSSADGADKADVASASTIPNTDARNIPLRVNLSKGSLNWQDEVLMIREGQCWAVDDVRYLGNNSHAPSGTLRQAIETN
- a CDS encoding heavy metal-binding domain-containing protein, with protein sequence MQFTTTPTLEGQSITEYCGVVTGEAILGANIFRDFFAGVRDIVGGRSGAYEKELRKAREIAFRELQEQAEGLGANAVVGIDIDYETVGKDSSMLMVSITGTAVKTR